The region CCTTTCCACAgtttgtgaaaacattttcatttgtttttgaaacGTAGAAGCACAATGCGCATCCAAACCTTTGTTACCAGTGGACTTGATAATGGCTTTTGTAAATTATTCATAATGTGATGCTGTAAAATAAACTAATTGACCTTATTCGTCTGGCTTGGCAGCTTTGTCTTTCTCCTGCGTTGGATTCTGTTTGAAATCCACAAACTATGAAGAATTACAAACAGACTTAAAACTCCTGATTACCTCTTGAAGAACAACATCCTTCTTCCTACAAATACAGTCGACGCTTTCTTTAATAACTcagtgtggttaaaaaaaagaaaaatatgactGTACAGGAAATGATGGAGACATACGGTCACTTTATGGTGATGTTGATAATGCTGATGTCTTCGTACGGTTTGTCAGTCTTGGGGTTAACTTTGACATTGGAGATCCTCTGGACCACCTCCATGCCTTTTGCACACCTTCCAAACACAGTGTGCTTGTTGTCCAGCCAAGGCTGCGggaaaagagaacagcagcaaacgCAGGAATTAAAATCACAGTCAGCAACAGACGTGGAATCTGTAACACTGCCGCCTTCACCTCTCTTTTAAAGTAATGTTTTCTGTCACGCAGACGTTCTGTAGGTGTCAGTTACAGCACACGACCTTTATATGAAGCACTGCGCTCACACAGCACTTGGCAGctggtgtgagagagagaggcagtggcACAGCTGGAGAGCGGCGATGAGCTGGAAGCCACGTGTTCTCCGCTCTTTCATTAATGAAGCTTCAGTTTGGTTTGCTAACACGAACCACTAACAACTTACAGTGGGTACGACAGTGACGAAGAACTGTGAGCCGTTGGTGCCGGGGCCCGCGTTGGCCATACTGAGCGTGTACGGGCGGTCGTGTCTCAGCGTGGCGTGGAACTCGTCCTCAAACTCTCCTCCCCAGATGCTCTCTCCTCCCATGCCTGTGCCTGTGGGGTCTCCTGTCTGAATCATGAAGCCCTGCgcacaagagagacagagatttaGACACAGCAGAGTCCAGACACATgattatgtttttaattaacagaTGAGAAAACTTGCCTTGATTACTCTGTGGAATATATGACCGTTATAGTAGCCATTCCTGCTGTGGACACAGAAGTTCTCCACAGTTTTCGGgcatctgaaaacaaaagagcaaagTTCTGTTTATAtcttgtaaaatgtaaaatgtttgaacaaAGCCGTCGCATCCATGCTGGAGACCTACTCTACAGGGAAGAGCTTGATGTGGATGTCTCCCATGGTGGTGTGGATGATGGCACTGTCAGACACTCTCTTGGGGCCCTCGGCCTGTGTCGCCGCCATCACCTCTTCCTTCGAAGGCTTCTCGTTAAAGATGTCTCTGTCCGAGTCCGCACTCTTTGTGTCCTCTGGTTCTCTTTTTGTGAACTTGAGGTAAGAAAAGAGATGAATTAATATagacattaagaaaaaatgttGCTTTATTATCTTGAACCCAGTGTCGTGTTTTCTGACCATGTAAAAGCGGTTCTTCTTAAACGCAGTGCAGAAGATGGTGGGGTCAGGCTCCACGTTCTCTAAGGCAGGATTGTCAGATGCCTTCATCTCCACAGTGGGGGCCACTTTCATGGCCTGTGCGACCCCCTGGAACAAACTCAGCTGGACCACACGAATGTTCTCCAGCTTCCCAAGGATCCGCACGCATCTGGGGAACAAGATCAAGAAAAAATATACTTTATGTGCTTTACATCATGGTAGTGGTACAGACAGATCATTTTATAAAGAAAATACCACACATTTAACGAGACATCATCTATTAACTAGACTGACCATGAGGCACGACACATCAGaattcctccacctctccacctTCATATGCACAAACCTGTTGGTTTCCACATTGATGACCTTGATGCCCAACATGGTCCCGTAGAGCACAAAGTGTCCGGTCTCATCAAAGATGATATTTGTCAGGCGGATACCGTCCaccttctccagctctctctccacagcCATTCGCCTCCCAAACTCCATGTCAGGCAGCTGCTGCCTCATCTGCTGCAACTCAGTGAACATCTGACATACAAAGCAGGCGTGATGAGCGTGTGGATTTGCCACAGCGGTAAAGGTTCCAGGCTGAAACACGGGTGACAGCTTACCGTTAACGATTCATCAAACACTCTCATCAGCTTTCCTGTCAGGAAACGGAAGATCCTGACTTTCCTGTCAGACGCAATGGTGGCCATTTTCTTCCCGTCAGGAGAGAACGCGAGACTGGTGGGATAGGTTTTGTGTTTTGCGAATTCATAcaagtctgtgtctgttttgtatTCCCAATCCACATGTTTGGGGAACTTGAATTCACTGGGGAGGCCAGTCCAGTATTCCAGCATTCCCGCCTTGTCAGCGGAAACGATGACTCTAAACCTGGGATTCAGGCGGATTTGGGACAGCGGCGAGGAGTGCATTTTGTCGAAGACATGGAGGGGCTCGTTGCTTCCCCGCCCGTCATACACAAAGATCTTCCCTGTGGATTTTTCAGAGCAGGCCACTGTGGAAATGGCATCCCCAGGATTGTAGATCCACTCACACTGGCCGGGGTGAAACCTACAccgagaagagaaaaagaaaatatgttacAGTGGAAAGCGTCGGGTGTAATGTGTCCACAGGGACGCATTCTTCATTTGTAACTCAGACTCACCCCAGTTTCAGCATATTGATCATGTCAAAGTTGACAACATCAAATACTTTCATGGCCTGATCATCACcaacagaacagagaagagCTCCTTCAGCACTGACTGCAATGCTCTCTATCACACCTGTACGATGCAAGAACAAAGTCAGTGCTCATCATAACATACAACACACATTGTATCTGTGAATATGGTGCAACACTAAACCAAAGGCtgtccagtgtgttttttttctcttagcCAATTTCAATGCAGATGCTTGAAAAGACACTGCGATCAATTCAGTTCGTACCGAGATGACTTCGAAAGTGTTTGACAAACTCtattccctcttcctctttcttcttccagAACTTGACATGGCCGTCCTGGCTGGCTGTGATAATGAAGTCTGTCCTGAAAAGGAGGGAAATTTACTTTGATCAGAGGATGTTTTGATTAACTCACATGCTTAATTTCTCTTTTTAGGATGTGAATGAAGTGGACAGCAAATACACTGCATTTTAAGGCCCCATGACTCAAACATTGAGCAGATAACACTAATAactgacattttattcacaCAGGGAATCTGATATGTTTATTTAACTTCCTGTATGACTAGGAAGGATGTAATAAACAGATCCTCTGGCTGAATGCACCTTTTCCCATCAACCTTCCAGG is a window of Toxotes jaculatrix isolate fToxJac2 chromosome 16, fToxJac2.pri, whole genome shotgun sequence DNA encoding:
- the ppwd1 gene encoding peptidylprolyl isomerase domain and WD repeat-containing protein 1, with translation MAESENNVDLKRKADESQDGDGNGEDDEWVGPMPSEATKAKKRKVLEFERVYLDNLPSAAMYERSYMHRDVITHLICSKTDFIITASQDGHVKFWKKKEEEGIEFVKHFRSHLGVIESIAVSAEGALLCSVGDDQAMKVFDVVNFDMINMLKLGFHPGQCEWIYNPGDAISTVACSEKSTGKIFVYDGRGSNEPLHVFDKMHSSPLSQIRLNPRFRVIVSADKAGMLEYWTGLPSEFKFPKHVDWEYKTDTDLYEFAKHKTYPTSLAFSPDGKKMATIASDRKVRIFRFLTGKLMRVFDESLTMFTELQQMRQQLPDMEFGRRMAVERELEKVDGIRLTNIIFDETGHFVLYGTMLGIKVINVETNRCVRILGKLENIRVVQLSLFQGVAQAMKVAPTVEMKASDNPALENVEPDPTIFCTAFKKNRFYMFTKREPEDTKSADSDRDIFNEKPSKEEVMAATQAEGPKRVSDSAIIHTTMGDIHIKLFPVECPKTVENFCVHSRNGYYNGHIFHRVIKGFMIQTGDPTGTGMGGESIWGGEFEDEFHATLRHDRPYTLSMANAGPGTNGSQFFVTVVPTPWLDNKHTVFGRCAKGMEVVQRISNVKVNPKTDKPYEDISIINITIK